One Thermoanaerobacter kivui genomic window, TTTAACTACTAGAGAACATTCTTTACAAAATATAGTAGTAAGCCTTTCATTTACATTATAAAGACCAATTCCTGCTCCATTGCCAAAACCTTTTCTCAAAAGATTTTGTTGGTCTTCTTGTTTTATTCCTATTCCATCGTCTTCTACACAAAAGCTAATGTAGTCTACTTTGTCTTTTATTTTTATTTTGATAGTTCCACCATCACCTTTCGGGAGGATACCGTGTTTTACGGCATTTTCAACTATTGGCTGAAGGGTAAAAGAAGGCATGTAATAGGACATTACACTTTCATCAATGTCTTGTTCTATGTTTAGTTTATCTCCAAAGCGAGCTTTTTCTATATATAAGTAAGCATTGATATTATTTAACTCTTGCTCAATAGTGACATACTTTCCTACATTTTTTAAATTGTGTCTAAAATATTCACTTAAATTTATTAAAAGTTCTCTTGCTTCATCAGGCTTTGTTCTTATAAAGGATATGACTGTATTTAAAGCATTAAACAAAAAATGAGGATTGATTTGGGATTGAAGAGCGTTAAGTTTTGCTTCAGTGGCCAATTTTCTTTGATATTCTGCATCAGCAATTTCTAATTGATAAGATATTAAGTGCCCTAATCCTTTAGCGAGTTCAATTTCTGTATTTGAGATGACATCATTTCTCGATTTACTTCCTCCTTTGTAGAGTTTTAATGTTCCTACCAATTTATCGTACTTAAAAAGAGGTACAACTACAGCAGAGGATAAAGGGCAATCCTGATGGGAACATCCGATTTCTTCTTTTGATTTGGCTATGCGGATTTTTCTAGTTTTTAAAACTTCTTTTGTCGCTTTTGTGAGTACTGGTGTACCAGGTTTATGGTGGTCTGAAGCGATGCCGACATGAGCTAAAATTTTCTTTTTGTCGGTTAATGTAACAGCCGATACATTTGTGGAATTATATATTATTTCTGCTGTTTTTTGTGCCGATTCTTCATTTAATCCTTTTCTTAAGTATGGCAGAGTTTTGGATGCAATTTCAAGGGCGATTTTTGCTTGCATGGCAGAGATTTGTTCTTTTTCATCGAAGACCGATTTAATTATTATCATAAATATAGCTATACCTGTTGCATTGACTATCATCATAGGTAATCCTATAATATCTACCAATTCTAAAGCTTGGGAAAAAGGCTTGGCAGTTGTTAAAATGATTAACATTTGTACAGCTTCACCTATAAATCCTGCCACAAATGCCAATTCCCAAGG contains:
- a CDS encoding sensor histidine kinase; its protein translation is MYELLIILAERFSIIALLAFVLSKAEFFKKIIYNSRVTKKDLLLTMVIFGVIGIAGTYVGVPIKDAIANSRVVGPMVAGLIGGPLVGLGAGLIAGVHRFFLGGFTAMSCGVSTILEGFSGGLIRKYYKGEHVPWELAFVAGFIGEAVQMLIILTTAKPFSQALELVDIIGLPMMIVNATGIAIFMIIIKSVFDEKEQISAMQAKIALEIASKTLPYLRKGLNEESAQKTAEIIYNSTNVSAVTLTDKKKILAHVGIASDHHKPGTPVLTKATKEVLKTRKIRIAKSKEEIGCSHQDCPLSSAVVVPLFKYDKLVGTLKLYKGGSKSRNDVISNTEIELAKGLGHLISYQLEIADAEYQRKLATEAKLNALQSQINPHFLFNALNTVISFIRTKPDEARELLINLSEYFRHNLKNVGKYVTIEQELNNINAYLYIEKARFGDKLNIEQDIDESVMSYYMPSFTLQPIVENAVKHGILPKGDGGTIKIKIKDKVDYISFCVEDDGIGIKQEDQQNLLRKGFGNGAGIGLYNVNERLTTIFCKECSLVVKSEEKIGTKVSFKIPKAYLKRDDVYEEIESVNY